The following coding sequences lie in one Euhalothece natronophila Z-M001 genomic window:
- a CDS encoding mechanosensitive ion channel, with protein sequence MIIANHSIVFIQPPRLLAQTENGLTAIQEFGRALGNQLATLITEDVSAFVYALLILFAGWLIVAPWIRRVVNKQFIKRTKLDQRIATWLTGQQGEEPPPVENWIGEIVLWLVRLFVIVAALQPLQLDAVTEPLNALLNQVTGFLPQIAAAAILLGIAWLLATLVRILTVRILRAMDIDQRFGEQIGSTDTDNELLISDTIGNTLYWLIFLIFLPSVLSTLELEGTLRPVQELVNGVLGILPNIFAAILIGIIGWFIAQIVRKIVTNLLTTTGADQLGGRIGLSGTGQTQSLSWIIGTVVYVLILIPVAIAALEALQIQAISGPAVTMLGQFFNTLPRIFGATLVLLVTYFLAQYISEFVTNFLTDVGFNNISTWLGLQRPARETEESEEADTIITDQGEAPQAQVPTRTPSELMGIITLVGLMLFATLGAASILDIQALTELVGGIVEVSGRIIAGLIIFAIGLYFANLAFNLISSSGMRQSRTLAQAARIVIIAFSLALGLQQMGIAPNIVNLAFGLLFGSIAVAIALAFGLGSREIAAEQVREWLNNFKSSDQ encoded by the coding sequence ATGATTATCGCTAATCATTCGATTGTCTTTATCCAACCACCGAGACTTTTGGCGCAAACTGAAAATGGGTTGACTGCTATACAGGAATTTGGTAGAGCTCTAGGTAATCAACTGGCAACCCTCATTACTGAAGATGTTTCTGCTTTTGTCTATGCTTTACTCATCTTATTCGCTGGCTGGTTGATAGTGGCTCCGTGGATCCGACGTGTGGTCAATAAGCAATTTATCAAAAGAACTAAGCTTGATCAGCGAATTGCAACTTGGCTAACTGGACAACAGGGAGAAGAACCACCTCCGGTAGAAAACTGGATTGGTGAAATTGTTCTCTGGCTAGTTCGACTATTTGTAATTGTTGCTGCGTTGCAACCACTGCAACTGGATGCAGTGACAGAACCGCTGAACGCCCTCCTCAATCAAGTCACGGGCTTTTTACCTCAAATTGCGGCAGCAGCGATTCTCCTTGGGATTGCTTGGCTACTTGCTACCCTCGTGAGAATTTTAACGGTTCGGATTTTACGAGCCATGGATATTGATCAGCGCTTTGGAGAACAAATTGGTAGCACCGATACTGACAATGAACTGTTAATCAGTGACACCATTGGTAATACCCTCTACTGGCTGATTTTCCTGATTTTCCTGCCTTCAGTTCTGAGTACCTTAGAGTTAGAAGGAACTTTACGACCGGTTCAAGAATTAGTTAATGGGGTTCTTGGTATCCTTCCCAATATCTTTGCTGCAATTTTAATTGGGATTATCGGTTGGTTTATTGCTCAGATTGTCCGCAAAATTGTTACCAATCTTCTTACCACTACTGGTGCTGATCAACTCGGTGGTCGTATTGGCTTATCTGGAACTGGTCAAACTCAATCTCTCTCTTGGATTATCGGCACAGTAGTCTATGTGCTGATTTTAATTCCCGTCGCGATCGCGGCTTTAGAAGCCCTACAAATCCAAGCAATTTCTGGTCCAGCGGTGACCATGTTGGGTCAATTTTTCAATACCTTACCGAGAATCTTTGGAGCGACGTTAGTCCTTCTGGTTACTTACTTCCTGGCTCAGTACATTAGTGAATTTGTTACTAACTTCCTTACCGATGTCGGGTTTAACAATATCTCAACTTGGTTAGGCTTACAACGTCCGGCTCGTGAAACCGAGGAAAGTGAGGAAGCAGACACAATTATTACTGATCAAGGAGAAGCTCCTCAAGCCCAAGTTCCCACCCGAACTCCCTCAGAGTTAATGGGAATTATTACCCTTGTCGGGTTAATGCTGTTTGCTACTTTAGGAGCAGCTAGTATTCTTGATATTCAAGCTCTTACAGAGTTAGTGGGTGGCATTGTTGAAGTTTCTGGGCGAATTATTGCTGGTTTAATTATCTTTGCCATTGGGTTATACTTTGCCAATCTTGCCTTTAATCTCATTTCTAGTTCTGGCATGAGACAAAGCCGCACCCTTGCCCAAGCCGCTCGCATTGTGATTATTGCCTTTAGTTTGGCTTTGGGATTACAACAAATGGGAATTGCACCTAACATTGTTAACTTGGCATTTGGCTTACTATTCGGATCAATTGCTGTCGCGATCGCGCTCGCCTTTGGTTTAGGCTCTCGTGAAATTGCTGCCGAACAGGTGCGAGAATGGCTCAACAACTTTAAGTCCTCTGATCAATAG
- a CDS encoding IS1634 family transposase — protein sequence MVSVSNHLSSIEVTNLDHLGIVAGLIDEIGLVEQINELVVEQAGEKVSPGHAVKAMILNGLGLFSSPLYLFPKFFEGKPTEHLIGEGIQAEHLNDDRLGRVLDKLYLTGLEDIFLSIALKAVQKFSIGAESIHLDSSSLSVEGEYENTLIEEAKVEVNSEEGEKRNPPQQIQITYGYSRDKRPDLKQFMVDLIGSGDGDIPLFLRTGSGNESDQKIFPEIFKQFRNQVNFDSLMVADRALYTAENLKQMQDLKWLTRVPFRLKPAQALARQIKSSQMSSSSLEGYRYSIHQRTSGGIEQRWLVVESEERKESDQKRLLKKIEKERLEGEKQLRQLSRQTYACVPDAIKAVKKLEKKFKYHQISQIETREENNNHRKQARVKVQADLEENLALIQEEKQLAGRFLLATNVLDEAELSPNQMLIEYKEQQSTERGFRFLKDPMFLADSIFIKSPERIQAMVLILGLCLLIYNLGQRELRSALVRRGEMVKNQLGKETNSPTLRWIFQQFQAVHLLKFRGENEVSNLTEERLNLLQLFPKPCQQYYLLV from the coding sequence ATGGTTAGTGTCTCGAATCACTTATCATCAATCGAAGTCACCAATTTAGACCATTTAGGAATTGTGGCAGGGTTAATTGATGAAATCGGACTGGTAGAACAAATCAATGAATTAGTGGTAGAACAAGCAGGAGAAAAAGTTAGCCCGGGTCATGCAGTTAAGGCAATGATTCTCAACGGATTGGGACTTTTTTCATCTCCCTTATACCTATTTCCAAAATTCTTTGAAGGCAAACCAACGGAACATTTAATTGGAGAAGGAATTCAAGCAGAACACTTAAATGATGATCGATTAGGACGAGTCTTAGACAAATTATATTTAACGGGATTAGAAGACATATTTCTCAGCATCGCCTTAAAAGCAGTCCAAAAATTTTCGATTGGTGCAGAAAGTATCCATCTCGATTCAAGCTCTTTAAGTGTCGAAGGAGAATACGAAAATACTTTAATAGAAGAAGCCAAGGTAGAAGTAAATTCGGAAGAAGGAGAAAAGCGAAATCCTCCTCAACAGATTCAAATTACCTATGGTTATTCTCGGGATAAACGCCCAGACTTAAAACAGTTTATGGTCGATTTAATTGGTAGTGGCGATGGGGATATTCCCCTTTTCTTAAGAACCGGAAGTGGCAATGAATCAGACCAAAAAATATTTCCTGAAATCTTTAAGCAATTCCGAAATCAAGTTAATTTCGATTCATTGATGGTAGCAGATAGGGCACTATACACCGCGGAAAATTTGAAACAAATGCAAGACTTGAAATGGCTGACGCGAGTTCCCTTCCGTCTGAAACCAGCTCAAGCTCTTGCTAGACAAATTAAATCCTCTCAAATGAGTTCCAGTTCTCTTGAGGGATATCGTTACTCGATTCACCAGAGAACTTCTGGGGGAATTGAACAACGATGGTTAGTGGTAGAAAGTGAAGAAAGAAAGGAATCCGACCAAAAACGTCTTCTAAAAAAAATAGAGAAAGAGCGACTGGAAGGAGAAAAACAATTACGACAGTTATCTCGACAAACTTATGCTTGTGTCCCTGATGCCATCAAAGCAGTCAAAAAACTAGAAAAGAAATTTAAGTATCATCAAATCAGCCAGATTGAAACTCGTGAAGAAAATAACAATCACCGCAAGCAAGCTCGGGTTAAAGTTCAAGCAGACTTAGAAGAAAATTTAGCCCTGATTCAGGAAGAAAAACAACTAGCTGGACGGTTTCTTCTCGCCACTAATGTTCTAGATGAAGCTGAACTTTCTCCGAATCAAATGCTCATTGAATATAAAGAGCAACAGTCAACGGAAAGGGGATTTCGGTTCTTAAAAGACCCCATGTTTTTAGCAGACAGCATTTTCATTAAATCTCCTGAACGAATTCAGGCGATGGTCTTAATTCTGGGCTTGTGTCTGCTCATTTATAATTTGGGGCAAAGAGAACTGCGCTCGGCTTTAGTTAGACGAGGGGAAATGGTTAAAAATCAATTAGGGAAAGAAACCAATTCTCCTACTTTACGTTGGATTTTTCAACAATTTCAAGCGGTTCACTTGTTGAAATTTAGAGGAGAAAACGAAGTTTCTAATCTCACTGAAGAGAGATTAAATTTACTACAATTGTTTCCCAAACCTTGCCAACAATATTATTTATTAGTGTAA